The Thermincola ferriacetica region GCATCACGCAGTGCTTCTACATTTTCCAGGTCTTTCCGGGCATCGGTGCCAACTTTAAGTTTAAAGGTACGGTAGCCTTCGGCCAGTTTTTCCTTGGCCTCCCGGTTCACCTGCACAGGGTCCTTGGCGCTCAATACCCAGCAAACTTGCACTTCTCTCGCTTTGCCCCCCAGCAGGTCATATACCGGCATATCGTATATCTTACCAACCAGGTCATGCAGGGCAAAATCCACGGCGCACTTGGCATACCTTTCACCCTTTACCGCAGCGGCCAGGTTTTCCATAATTTGGGTAATATTCCGGGGGTCCCGGCCTATAAGCAGCGGTTTAAAGTATTTGTTGATTACAAAGACTACTCCGGCCTGGCTGCCTTCATCATAAATCGGAATACATGATGCTTCCCCCAGCCCTATTCGTCCCTGGTCATCTTCAATTTCAATGATAACAAAATCAGCCGTGCTTCTTGTGCCATAGGCCGCTTTAAATTCATGTAGGAGCGGTACGCTTACGGCAGTAGCCCGAACATCAACAATTTTCATTTTCCAGGTCTCCTTTTTGCATCTTTGTGATTAATCTGGCCAGTTCCGCAACAACGGCCTTAAAAACAGCTTCGCCGAAATCAGGCGTGGCTTTGGTCGGATCACCCACATGCCCGTACTCCGACAATTGTCTGTACGGCTTATACATAGCCACCCTGTTAGAAGCGAACATCTCCGGGCTCCAGTATTCATTTCCCTTGACCACGTTAGCCCGTAGCAGGTCCTTTCTCACATCTTCCGGCGCTATGTGCATCTTTAAAGAAGTTTCCAGTTCGCACCCATGGCTGATGCCGCCAAATTCGGATTTTCGCAACCTGGCCACCAGGTCCGCAACCAGGTGCCAATAGGTGACCAGCACCGGTTCCACTTCGCAATGGGCGCCTACTTCATCTATGGCATAGCGCAGAGCAGCCATGTTGCCACCATGGCCGTTGACGACCAAAAACTTCTTCACTCCGTGGCGGGCCAGGCTTTTAAGAATATCGAACACCATGGCCGTTAATGTTGATTGCCTCAGGGTAATAGTGCCGCTAAAGCTCATATGGTGTTCGGAAATACCAAGCCAGAGGGGAGGAAGCAGGGCGCAGGGAATCCCGGTACTACAGGCCTTGCCCACCGCTTCTTTGGTAATCTCTAGGACTATATCAGTATCGGTATTCAGCGTCAAATGAGGTCCGTGCTGTTCATAAGCCCCTACGGGCAGGACAACCACCGGATCCTCTTTGATCAAATTTGCCAGTTCGTTACTTGTATAAGAACCCCAGTATATTTTGTTTTCCATACCGCATTCGCCTCGATTCCAATATTTCTCTGCAATTACTCGATCTCAAAAATGACTTCAATTTCAACCGGGGTATTAAAGGGCAGTACATTAGTACCGAGAGCCGAACGGGCATGCCGCCCGCTGTCGCCAAAGATTTCGGCAAAAAAGTCGGAAGCCCCGTTGATCACTTTGGGTTGCTCGAAAAAGTTCAGATCGCTGGCCACAAAACCCAAAAGTTTGACAACCCTTTTAACCCGGTCCAAACTGCCCAGTTCCTGCTTGACGATAGCCAGGGTATTAATGGCCGCAATCCGTGCTGCCTCGTAACCCTGCTCCAGGGTCAGTTCCTTGCCTACCTTGCCTGTATATTTCATTTCACCGTCCACCACACAGGCCTGGCCGGAAACATACAACAGGTTTCCGGTCCTTACAGCCGGGACGTAATTAGCCACCGGCACCGGCGCCGCAGGTAAAACAATGCCCAGTTCTTGCAAGCGCTGTTCTGCACTCATTGACTTCAACTCCTTTTAACAAAATAAAGCATAAAATCTATTTAACTGCCCCCATAGTGAGCCCGCGTACCAGGTACCGGCGCATAACTATAGCAAAGATAATGGGAATCAGACTGCCTATAGTGGAAGCGGCAGCCAATTCACCCCAAAGGATCCGTTTGGACCCGAAGAAGGAAGTTAAGTGTACAGTAAATGGCTTGGCTATACTCTGCGTAAGTATGGAGGCAAAGAAAAATTCATTCCAGGTAAAAATAAACATCAATACGCCTGTGGCTATCAAACCACCTGCCGTCAAAGGCACTGTAACTTTCCAAAAGGCCTGAAGGCGCGAACAGCCGTCTATCATGGCTGCTTCTTCCACATCCGGGGGTATTTCTTCAAAAAAGCCCCGGGTCAGCCAGATACAAAAAGCCAAATTCATGAAGATATAAATCGCTATTAACCCAACGTAGGTATCGACAAGGCCAAACCGCACCATCAAGAGGTACAAAGGTACCGCAAAAGCCACCGGCGGCGCCATCCTGGTAGTCAGGACCATAAAAAACCAGTTGTCTTTGTTCTTGATCTTGAACCTGGCAAAGGCGTAACCGGCCAGGCTGCCGACAGGTAGCGTTATAAGTACTGTTATCAGACTGATAATTACGCTGTTCCAAAGATACTTGGGGAACATATCGTTAAACAAAACTACTTTATAGTTTTCTAAGCTTGGCACAAAGGTTCCCAATGGCTGGGTGGAAAAAACCTCCAAGGGCGGTTTGAAGGAGGTGGTCACCAGCCAGTATAGCGGGAACAGAGCGATTACTGTGTAAAGCAATAATACGGCATATTTGACAATATTGGCTATTATCTTGTTATTTTTCATGCTTTCACCTGCTTACTTTTAAAAGCGCCAGTATACTTCACAAGTATCATGGCCAAGAATGTAGTAAAGTACAGCGCAAAAATACCCAACGCCGAAGCATAGCCTATGTCAAACCACTGGAAACCAACGGTGGCCAGGTAAGTATTTAACGTTTCGGAAGCATTTCCGGGCCCCCCGGCGGTCATCAGTTGAATGGTCTCATAAACCTTCAAAGCATCCATGGCTCTGATAATTAAGACTACGACAATGAACCGGTTAAGCAGAGGAAGAGTCATATAACGGAACACCTGCCAGCCGCTGGCCCCGTCTATCAGTGCGGCTTCAAAAGGTTCCCTGGGTAGGGCTTCCAACCCCGACAACAACACCAGGATGACCAACGGCGTCCACTGCCATACATCCACAGCCACTGCTGACCATAAGGCCAGGGACGGGTTCCCCAGGAAGTCGATTTTGTCCAAACCTATCGCTTGCAAGAGCTTGTTAATGATACCCAGGTTATAGTTATACATAAATTTGAAATTTAAGGTTGATATGGTGGGGGCAATAACCATGGGAACCAGAAATACTATCCGAAAAAAGCCCTGAAACCATTTGGTCTTTTGCAGGATCAAGGCTATCATCAAACCCAGGACAAAGGAAATACTTACACTGACAGCAACAAATTCCACAGCCCTGGCTAAAGCCATCCAGAAACGAACATCTTTAACCAAATGCAAGTAGTTACCTAAGCCTATAAAGACTTTGCCTGCTGCTGGGTCAGTTAAGTTATAACGGGTTAAGCTGGTGTACAATGCCTCAATGGTCGGGTAAACACCCAAGGCTGCAAACACTATTAAGGCCGGCAATAGCATGATCCATTTGGTACGCCTGTCTTCCAAGTTTTTATTCACTCCTTTTATAGCCAGTAACCCTTGGTTTAAGACAGGGGCGGGTTTTTGCCCCGCCCCTCCCTCTTATAACTTACTTTTAACTTACTTTTTAGCTCCAGCCATTATTTTGTCAATGTCCTGTTGCGCTTTGGTCAGTGCGCTGTCTACAGTCTGCTTGCCTGAAATGGCCAGGGAAATTTGTTTTTGGAAGGCTTCGGCAATCTTCTCAAACTCGGGTACATTCGGCCAGTAAGAAGTATCTACTGAACCGATGATCTCGTCAATCTGGGAAGTAAAGAATTCCAAACCCTTGGCCTTTTCCTTGTATTCTTTGCTTTCATAAACCCTGGAATCAGGGAAATCAAACCTGATGCCTTTGTTTACTTCTTTCAGGGAAACCTCAAGACTGTCGCGCCATTGCAGGAACAACCATGCCGCTTCTTTGTTCTTGGAATACTTACTGATAGCCAGGCCTTCGCCATACATCCACTGGGCATACTTATCGGCAGGTCCTTTTATTAAAGCGACACCAATTTTATCCGCTACTGAGGAAACTTCCTTATTGGCGTATACACTGGGGAAACCGCTCATTTCAAAGTTCATGGCGGCCTTGCCCTGGCGGAACATTTCAGACATAACGTCCCAGCCTATCGCAGCCTGATCCGGAGGACCATATTTTTGAGCCAGTTCAACAAAATCGGTCATGGCTTGTTTCATTTCCGGGGTATTTACAGTCACCTTGCCGTTTTCATCCAGCACCCGGGCGCCATAAGCCCACGCCCAGCCGGCAGATGTTCCGAAGGATGCCAGTGAAGACTCCCCGCGGCCAATGAACGGATATACATCCTTTTCTTTACCAGCCAGCGCCTTGGCTGCCTCTAAAACATCCTTAGTAGTTTTCGGCACCTGCAGGCCGTATTTCTTAAATAAATCAGTTCTGTATATCAGCACACCGCCGGAAGCAGAAACGGGTACCGCATAGAGTTTATTATCACTCCCACGGTATGTATTCAGCAGGCCTTTTGGTATGTAGTCGAGGGAATTCCATTCCTTATCGGCTTTATTCTTGATGTAATCATCCAGCGGTTCCAGGGCTTGAGCCCTTAAGTACTCGGGCATGTACCAAAACTGGGTGGCCACAACGTCGTAAGCTCCGGTTCTGGAGGTAGCGTCAAGGATTAATTTGTTACGTACTGTCGGTTCATCATAGATTTCATATTCAACTTTGATACCGGTAGCTTTTTCAAAATCCCCTACAAACTGTTTAATTGCTTCAGTTTCGTAACCGGTTTTTAATAACACTTTTAAAGTCGTGCCTTCATAGGCTTTGCGGGGGTCTGAACTCTGACTGGAAGTCTTGCCGGTCCCACCGCATCCTGCAACCAGCAGAGCGCCAATCAACATAATAACTAACAATAAACTCTTCTTGCGCATTGACATCCTCCTTTAACTTCTGGCTTACTCTCTCAAAACTTTGACGCAGGATTTAACACTTATGTAACTTCTGACCCACCACCCTCCTTCATCATCAAAGATAGACAAGAAACCCGTTTGGACTGCCCACAAAAACTAAGCGGAAACCATGCTCATCCCTTGCGCGAAGCATTTCCTCCTGCAGACCGGTAATATTCGTTCAACGCTGCATCCAACAGGGAGCTGATAAACAATACTTCCGGGTCTGTCAAGGCACCGGCACGTGCAACGGTCTCTTCAAGTTTTTCACGCAAATCCATAATTTTCTGTAAATTGACTTCAGCGGCTGTTTTCATTACTTTCACCAGCTTTTTTTAAACCGTATTACTAAATTAACCAGTCCAGTCCGAGTTCTTTTAACTTCCCTGGGGAAGGCGCGCCCGTTTCATGGTCCCAACCCATTATTTCATAGTAATTTTTTACGGCCTGCTGTATTTGCTCCGGTTCAACCCTGGACCCTTTGGATTCTCCGGTCGTCAGAGGCTCGGTTAACCGGCGGGGGATAACATCGTCCTGTACTCCAAACCCCTCACGGAGGTTAAAAATCCGGGTCATGACGATTCCGCGTTCTCCCGCTTTCATCAATTCATACAAACTGGTATCCCACCCGGTGGCACACTTTACTAAATCGCATAAACCGGTCAGCGGCAGGACATGTCCGGGCGCCGGAACAAAAATACAAATATCCAGCATGTTATACAGTCCCCAGACAATTTGATTCAGAACAAATAACCTTACTTTGTCAATACCCAGGTCCATGGTGGGCACAGGTTCTATCACGCCCAAAGGTTCGAAGGACTTCAGGAAAGGACCCTTCTGTGAAAATTGGAAATCGTGTTCCATCTGGATATGATCTCCTCCGTTATGGGCTACGGCATAACCGATGGCGGCTCCGACCTTGCCTCCCCTGGGATCCTGCAAAGCCAACTCTTCGCCTTTACCATGGACAGCAAGTGCTTCAGCGCCGTTGCCGATTCTGGCAGCCATTCTTTTCGTGCCTTCCGCCATTATATCGCCAATTCCCCGGCGGTAGGTAATCATTTCTATACATCTTAAAATAGTTTCGGCACTACCGAATTCTACAGGCATGTCCCCCTGCAAATCTTTCGGTAATATTCCTTTTTGTGCACATTCCATGACAAAGGAAATGGTTACTCCGGTCGATATGGTATCCAAGCCATATTCGTCACACATTTCCGCGGCTTTTATGACTACTTTCGGGTCAGTAATGCCGCAGTTACTGCCTAATGCCGCAATGGTTTCATACTCGGGACTGTGAACTTCCGACTTCGTGTCCAGCTCCCCGGAGTTCTCCACCCTGGCAATTTTTCGACAGGCAATGGGGCAAGCAAAACAACGGGTTTTTCCTATCATCAATCCCTGTTCTTTCATGTACTCGCCTGTAAGCTTCTCGGCTCCTTCAATGGTGCCCCCCTGGAAATTGTAGGAGGGCAAAGACCCGATAGCGTTGTACATGGCGACCCCTCCCGATGTGCCGTATTCATAAAAAAGGCCGCATGTATCAGGTCTGTTAAAGTTTTGCGCCACCCAACGCGAAATCTCTTTAATCTTTTCTGGCTCTTTAGTCTCCGGCCGTTTACCGCCGCTAACGGCTACGGCTTTTAAGTTTTTCGAACCCATAACGGCACCCAGGCCGAGACGTCCGAATACGTTATGGCGTCCGGCAGTAATACAAGCATAACGAACCAGGTTTTCACCGCCAGGACCGATGCAGGCAACTTTCACCCTGGGGTCGCCGGTGTCATCAAAAATCCTCTTTTCAGTCTCGCTGGTATTCAATCCCCACAGGTTACCGGCATCCCTTATTTCAACTTGTCCATCCCGCAGGTAAAGGTAAACGGGCTTTTCAGACTTCCCGGTGATGACTACGGCATCGAAACCGGCAAATTTCAGCTCAGGACCCCAGTTCCCGCCGGCCTCTGCTTCCCCAAACCCGCCCGTCAGCGGCGACTTGGCTACTACTGAAGCGCGGGCATTACCGGGAAAGGGAACACCAGTAACAACACTCACCGCAAAAACAAGGATATTTTCCGGCGCCAAGGCATCCGTGCCGGCGGGCAGGTCCTTAAGCAGGTAATAAGCGCCAATGCCCCTACCGCCTAAATACTTGCGGTACCAGCTTTCCGGCTTTTCTTCCATTCTGGTGCTACCGTCTGTAAGGTTTACACAAAGAATTTTACCATTGTATCCATACGGCATATGTAAAACCTCCAGTTGTTTAATTATAAGCGGACCGGCGGCGGCCAATCTCCCACATACCCCATAGCGCGGGAAAAAGCTTCCGCAGTCTGGCTTAACAAACCGGCATACTTGGCCAGTTCCTCTTCCGGGGTATATGTTATCGTTGCCGATATGCTGATACTGGCTATGACCTTGTTGGTAAAATCAAAAACCGGAGCAGCCATACAGTAAATATCATCCTCATGCTCTCCGCGGTCCCAGGCTATACCATTAACACGTATTTCCCGTATCTCATTCATCATATGTTCCCTGTCTACAATCGTCCTGGCAGTAAAGGATTTCATTTTAATCTGCGCCAGTATCTGATCAATTTTTTCGTCAGGAAGATAAGCCAACAACGCCTTGCCTACACCGGTGCAATAAACATGGGCCCGTTTGCCGATTCTTGAGTACATGCGGATTGGTCTACTTGTGTCAATTTTATCCAGGTATACAATCTCTATACCGTCCAATACAGCCAGGTGAACCGTCTCGTTTGAAGTTTTATTTAACTGTTCCAAAAAAGGGCGCCCAATTTTTCTGACATCCATTCCTTCACTTAAGGCATGAGCCATCTCAAAGACTGCATATCCTAATTCGTATTTCCCATTTGAATTCAACCGGACAAAATTATGGTCACGCATTGTTGAAAGCAACCTTGAAGCCGAACTTTTATGTATTCCCAGTTTTTCGGCTGCCTCCTGTACCCGTAAGGGGCTGATAGCCAAAAGTTTTAAAAGGCATAAGGCTCTTGCTACAGTATCGATATACGTCACCCTTTCCAATTGTTGCTTTATTTGCAACAATATTGCTCTATTTGCAATTCTTAATTTCATGTTAACAGGAAGTTAACCTGGTGTCAATTACAAATCAATAAATGTAATAAATTATCGATTAAAAGAGAAACCCGGTTGGACTTCACTTGTCCGGATTAATCCACTATACTTATAAATGAAGTTGTGAAAAGTATTTAAATTAATTGAGGCAGGTGAATGACCATAGGCAAAGTAACCGTATATTTCTGCCCTCCGTTAAACAGTATTACAAAAAAAGAAAAGCTTGACATTCCAGTAGAAGAGAACATCAAGCTTACCGATTTGGAAGAACACCTGATTAAACAGTTTCCCGCTTTGGCAAATCTCTCCATCAAACATATTTACTATGTAATCGGGGATAAATCCGTATCAAACAGAGAATTCCTTATCAATGCCGGCGAAAAGGTTAAATTGCTTTTTCCCATGTACGGCGGATAAGCCGCCGAATAAAAAGGGGTTATCCCAATTAACTTTGGGATAACCCCTTTTTGGAAAATGTTAAAACACCGGTACTACAGCACCCTGGTATTTATCTTCAATAAATTTCTTGACTTCCGGTGAAGTCAGGACCTGGTCGAGGATTTTAATGGCTTCTTTGTTTTCGTCACCCTTGCGGATGGCGATGATATTGGCATATGTCTGGGCAGCCTCGGAGTTTTTATCTTCGGAAAGCAGGGCATCCTTGCCTGCTGTCAATCCTGCCTCGACAGCATAATTTCCGTTGATGACAGCCAGGTCAACATCAGGCAGGGACCTGGGAATCTGCGCAGCTTCCAGTTCCTTAATTTCAATCTTTTTGGGGTTTTCTATAATGTCATTCTTGGTAGCCTTCAGGCCAGCGCCCGGTTTAATCTTTAACAGTCCTGCCTTTTCCAGCAGCAGTAAAGCACGGGCCTCGTTAGTAACGTCATTGGGCACCGCAATTTGCGCGCCCTCTTTCACTTGGTCCAGGGATTTAACTTTGCCCGGATAGATTCCCATGGGCTCAAAGTGAACCTTGGTGGTATAAGTCAGGTCCAGGTTATTTTCCTTACTGAATTCCTCCAGGTAAGGAATGTGCTGGAAATAATTGGCATCCAGTTCCCCGCTGGCTAAGGCCTTGTTGGGCAGAACATAATCAGTAAATTCAACAATTTCCAGGTCTACGCCTTTCTCTTTAAGCAGCGGCTTGGCAAACTCGAGAATTTCTTTATGCGGTACCGGAGTAGCTCCTATCTTAAGCGTTAAAGCGCCCTTTTCGCCGGATTGCCCGGTTTCTTTAGCCCCACTGCAGCCAACGGCAATAACGGCCACTAACAAAACCGCTGCCAGCAACAATAAAATTTTTGCCCTTCTCATTTTTTCCCTCCTATTTCACTTTTTTGTTTAATTTACGGGAAGCATAGTTCCCCAAACTTTGAATCAATTGTACCATTACCAGCAGCAAGAAAACGGTATATATCATAATATCGGTTTTATAGCGGTAGTATCCGTACCGGACGGCAATATCACCCAAACCGCCGCCACCGATAAACCCGGCCATGGCCGAATACCCAATCAGGGTGATAAAAGTTATGGTCGCGCCTAAAACCAACGAAGGTATTACTTCGGGAATAAGTACCTTGTAAATAATCTGCCACGGAGAAGCCCCCATGGCCAAAGCCGCTTCCACTATCCCACGGTCCACTTCCTTCAGGGAAGTTTCCACCATGCGGCCGACAAAGGGAATGGCGCCTATTACCAGGGGAACTATGGCCGCCGTTGTCCCTATGGTGGTGCCGGTAATCGCCCTGGTGATGGGAATGACGGCAACCATCAGAATAATAAAAGGTACTGACCTGGCGGCATTAACAACAGCGCTTAAAACCTGATTGACAGGCCTGTTTTCCAGAATATGCCCCTCTTCGGTAGTAACCAGGGCAATACCCAGGGGCAGCCCTACCAGGTAGGACAGAATCAGGGATACCGTTGTCATGTACAATGTTTCCAGAGTTCCGTTATATATAAGCTGCCAAGTTTCAGCCGGCATGGTCCAGGACCTCCACATACAGTTTTTTGTCCTTCAGGTACTGAATGGCCTGTAATATATCGGCCTGTTCCCCCGCCAGATCCAGTGTTAAAATGCCAAGCGGCGCACCCTTAATATAATCAATGTTCCCCGCCATGATGTTTACCTGGATGCCACAATGGCGGACCAGTTCCGCCACTACCGGTTCAGCGGCCGGGGCTCCCGTAAAAACTACGCGGACAAGGCGGTGGTAGCGGCCCGCCGCCTTGATCTGCCTGTAAAATTCCTGTGGAATTTCTACGTTGTAAAGGCTCTGAATAAAGCCTTTGGTAGTTTCCTTCCGCGGATGGGCAAAAACATCCATAACAGGACCCGATTCAATTATCTGCCCATTTTCTATGACAGAAACAGTGTCACATATTTCCTTGATGACCTGCATCTCATGGGTAATTACGACAATGGTTAGATTTAACTCCCGGTTTATGTCTTTCAATAAAGACAGAATTGACTGGGTAGTAGATGGGTCGAGAGCTGAGGTGGCTTCGTCGCAGAGCAGGACCTTGGGCTCGTTGGCCAGTGCCCTGGCTATACCGACCCTCTGCTTCTGTCCGCCGCTAAGCTGGGCGGGATAGGCCGCTGCCCTTTCGGAAAGGCCAACCAGTTCCAGGAGGTCGGCCACCCTTTTATTAATCTGGGTTTTGGACATCCCGGCTATCTCCAGGGGAAAAGCCACGTTGTCCCGGACAGTCCGGGAATACAGCAGGTTAAAATGCTGGAATATCATGCCGATTTTTCTTCTGGCATCACGCAGCTCTCTGCCCTGCAGTACCGTTATCTCGCGTCCGTCAACGATAACGGACCCCTCTGTGGGTTTTTCTAGCAGGTTGATGCACCGGACCAGGGTACTCTTCCCGGCTCCGCTATAACCAATAATGCCTGCAATTTCACCCTTCTTTATATGCAAATTGATATTCCGCAGGGCAGCAATCTCACCCGCCGCTGTATGGAACACTTTGCTCAGGCCTTCGATTTTGATCATTGCACTCAATACCTCATCCAAAATTTTGTCCAAAATGTATACCCAGTCTATTGTACTACATTTAACGCCTGTTGGAAATCCCCAATTAAATCCTGAATATCTTCTATCCCCACACTGACCCTGATCATATCGTCAGTGACACCTGTAGCCTGCTTCTCTTCTTCGGAGCACTCCGCAAAAAGGGAGGCGTAAATCGTTGAGGCCGGGTGGACCACCAGTGTCCGTAAATCGCCAATATTCGAAAGGTTATAGGCATATTTCAGGTTGTTAATTACCTTAAAGGCATTTTCCTTCGACCCAACACCAAAGGTCAATATAATACCAAATTTCCCGCCAAATTGGCCTTCAGCTAACCGGCGATAGGGATTACCCACTAGGCCCGGATAGTTAACCCAGGCGACTTTCGGGTGTTCGGCAAGGAATTGGGCTAAAGCCAGGGCATTACTACACATTTTCTCCATCCGCAAGCCCAGTGTGTCAAGTCCTAAATTGTTTAAATAGGCGTTAAAGGGAGACATGCATACTCCAAAATCCCTGTGGATGCCTTGCCTAAGCTTAGCCAGATAAGCAAAAAATGAGTATTTCTTCTTGTATTCATGCAGCTTTGGAAACTTGGTTTCATCCCAGTTAAACCTGCCCTGGTCAACGATCACACCACCGATGGAGTTGCCGCTCCCGTTAATAAGTTTGGAGGTTGAATGCACGACAATATCGGCGCCGTGTTCAAAGGGTCTGAACAGGTATGGAGTGGTAACAGTATTATCCACTACCAGCGGAATATTATGCCTGTGGGCCAGTTCAGCCAGCTCGCTGATATTTGGAATATCCATTTTGGGATTGCCAATGGTTTCAACAAAAATGAGTCTGGTTTTACCGGTAATCTCTGCGGCAAAACTCTCAACGGAAACCGTTTTGGCAAACCGGGCTCTTATCCCGTAATCGGCGAGGTTCATAAAAAGTGAATATGTACCGGCAAATATTCCTGCCGAAGAAACCAGTTCGTCTCCCTGTTCCAGCAAGTTGAGGACAGCCATGCTGATAGCGGCCATCCCGGACGCGCATGCCACAGCGCCAATGCCCTTTTCCAGAAAAGCTATTCGCTTTTCGAAGGCTTCAATGGTGGGATTGTTTATCCGGGTATACACATAACCCGGCTCGGCGCCGGCAAATATTTTCTCCAGTTCCTCAGCGGTCTTGTGCCGGAAGGAGGTAGATTGAAAAATAGGAACAGTGGTTGCCCCTGTCCCCTCGTCAGGTTGATAATTTCCATGCAACAGCCTTGTATTAAATTCCATCAGTTATCTCTCCCCTGCTCCATCTACTGTTCAAATTACCTGCATCGGTATTTCCCGGTAATCCCCATTCTCAATGTGGAAGGCCTTCAGTACAGGAGGGTTGGTCATCAGTGACAGGATCATATAGACCGCTGCCGGGTCAAAGGCCAGCCTGATGTCTTCCCTTGAAGGCCTGGAAGGTGTGGCAGGGTGGCTGTGGTAGTTGCCCAACACCTTAAGGCCCCTTTCCCGCACAGATTTATAGACCTCCAGTTGTTCTTTCGGGTCCAGGGAAAAATGCTCGGGGCTGTGGTCGATATTGGTCATAGGGTATATTTCCACTATTTCAATTATCCCTTCAGCAGCCTTCCCCGCCAGGATACCACAACATTCATTGGGCAGCTCCTCATTTGCCTGCCTGATCATCTGTTCCACCAATGTTTCCGGAATCTTGATCATATTGGCCTCCTGCTTCTGTTAAGGAATGTATATCATTAATTTTAACCATAATATACATATTTGTCTATAGGAATTTATGGGTTTAAATCGCCTCAACCGGCCCGTATCCTAACCCGTAGTATATGGCCACTGATACAGCAATAGCTAAAAGTACTAAACTTAACTGCACCCAGAATAGGTCTAAAGCGGAAGTTTGCAGGGTAAGGCCCCGGTCTTTAACAGAAAGCTGCTTGTTCCCGCTTCTGCCCAGCCAGAAGTAAACGACTGCAGCGGCCATTATGAACACCAGGCTGGCCAGGTGGGCCACACTGATAACTCCTCCCACTGTGGGATTATACCTGAAGAATTCCACAATGCCCCTGGCCGCGGCATATAGCGCTATATAAATCAAAAATAACTGACCGTCAAACCTGGTT contains the following coding sequences:
- a CDS encoding methionine ABC transporter permease, giving the protein MPAETWQLIYNGTLETLYMTTVSLILSYLVGLPLGIALVTTEEGHILENRPVNQVLSAVVNAARSVPFIILMVAVIPITRAITGTTIGTTAAIVPLVIGAIPFVGRMVETSLKEVDRGIVEAALAMGASPWQIIYKVLIPEVIPSLVLGATITFITLIGYSAMAGFIGGGGLGDIAVRYGYYRYKTDIMIYTVFLLLVMVQLIQSLGNYASRKLNKKVK
- a CDS encoding M67 family metallopeptidase, producing MIKIPETLVEQMIRQANEELPNECCGILAGKAAEGIIEIVEIYPMTNIDHSPEHFSLDPKEQLEVYKSVRERGLKVLGNYHSHPATPSRPSREDIRLAFDPAAVYMILSLMTNPPVLKAFHIENGDYREIPMQVI
- a CDS encoding O-acetylhomoserine aminocarboxypropyltransferase/cysteine synthase family protein: MEFNTRLLHGNYQPDEGTGATTVPIFQSTSFRHKTAEELEKIFAGAEPGYVYTRINNPTIEAFEKRIAFLEKGIGAVACASGMAAISMAVLNLLEQGDELVSSAGIFAGTYSLFMNLADYGIRARFAKTVSVESFAAEITGKTRLIFVETIGNPKMDIPNISELAELAHRHNIPLVVDNTVTTPYLFRPFEHGADIVVHSTSKLINGSGNSIGGVIVDQGRFNWDETKFPKLHEYKKKYSFFAYLAKLRQGIHRDFGVCMSPFNAYLNNLGLDTLGLRMEKMCSNALALAQFLAEHPKVAWVNYPGLVGNPYRRLAEGQFGGKFGIILTFGVGSKENAFKVINNLKYAYNLSNIGDLRTLVVHPASTIYASLFAECSEEEKQATGVTDDMIRVSVGIEDIQDLIGDFQQALNVVQ
- a CDS encoding MoaD/ThiS family protein, which codes for MTIGKVTVYFCPPLNSITKKEKLDIPVEENIKLTDLEEHLIKQFPALANLSIKHIYYVIGDKSVSNREFLINAGEKVKLLFPMYGG
- a CDS encoding methionine ABC transporter ATP-binding protein — protein: MIKIEGLSKVFHTAAGEIAALRNINLHIKKGEIAGIIGYSGAGKSTLVRCINLLEKPTEGSVIVDGREITVLQGRELRDARRKIGMIFQHFNLLYSRTVRDNVAFPLEIAGMSKTQINKRVADLLELVGLSERAAAYPAQLSGGQKQRVGIARALANEPKVLLCDEATSALDPSTTQSILSLLKDINRELNLTIVVITHEMQVIKEICDTVSVIENGQIIESGPVMDVFAHPRKETTKGFIQSLYNVEIPQEFYRQIKAAGRYHRLVRVVFTGAPAAEPVVAELVRHCGIQVNIMAGNIDYIKGAPLGILTLDLAGEQADILQAIQYLKDKKLYVEVLDHAG
- a CDS encoding MetQ/NlpA family ABC transporter substrate-binding protein, encoding MRRAKILLLLAAVLLVAVIAVGCSGAKETGQSGEKGALTLKIGATPVPHKEILEFAKPLLKEKGVDLEIVEFTDYVLPNKALASGELDANYFQHIPYLEEFSKENNLDLTYTTKVHFEPMGIYPGKVKSLDQVKEGAQIAVPNDVTNEARALLLLEKAGLLKIKPGAGLKATKNDIIENPKKIEIKELEAAQIPRSLPDVDLAVINGNYAVEAGLTAGKDALLSEDKNSEAAQTYANIIAIRKGDENKEAIKILDQVLTSPEVKKFIEDKYQGAVVPVF